A window of Fusarium falciforme chromosome 1, complete sequence genomic DNA:
TTGCAAAGTACAATCGGCTTATGGACATTGAAGCTGAGTTGAAGGCgaagggggaggaggtgagTTATGCTGGAGAGAACTTTCGATTTGGTGGAAGAGTGGATGGATTAAGCAGGAAATAAAAGCGTAACGATTCTGAAGGGAACAATTTGGAAGAGAGATAAGGGAAATTGCACTATTTtcatataaataaaaattcaAAAGAATTTCAAATCGATTCCTATAATGAGCTACATGTCAATTCCATGAATCTTGATCGTTGAGAGGGTCGTCCAAGAAATCCACGGCCGGACTTCAGGGTAGATGCCACCCCGCTCCGTCGAGCCCCGGCGAGCCCCGGCCGAGTAAGTGGGTGGGTCTCCGGCGCCGAGATTTCGGGGGTCATTGGGTCGTCATACTGACGCTCCAAAATGCGATCGTGTGTAGCGAAAtctcgttggtgttgatcaATCTTGGAATGGCACACAATGTTTCCCCTTTTGTGCAAGATGGATCTATCCATGACGTAGCTTAATTCTGGGTAGTACTtggctttattaatagccaTCGAGACGTTCTTGCTTCGTGATGATCACAAACCTTACCTCGACGACATCAAACTCAGTTCAGGAAATTCATTATGGCTTCGTCTCAAAGGGAGGAAATTCCCATCACTAATGAGGGCATGGGCCAGCCGCTCTCAGCTACAAATCAGGTGCTGACAGCTGGTGCTGCAGTGACCCAGGTTAGAGATCCCAGGTGAACTCTCGGTTTGTGCAACGAACTCATGTATCTAGGACTTTCGACCGGTCAAGAATATCTGTGCGCATCTCAACGCATTTCATGCATACGCAGATGATCCCAAGCGATTTGTGGAAGCCAATCACTACTGCGCTCACCTGAGTACTCTTCCATGTCGCCTGGGACCAAGCTCCTGCTAACAAAAGACCAGATGAGGATGTCCGGCAGTGTCTCCTATATGACTCTGACGAGCCCAACGCACGCCTCATTGGAATAGAATACATGATCACCCCGAAACTATACGACACGCTCCCCAAGGAAGAACGCAAACTCTGGCACTCTCACGTCTACGAAGTCAAGTCAGGCATGCTCATCATGCCTAACCGCGCCGTGCCAGAACCCGCATGGGAGATCGCCGAAAACATGGAGATGGATCAGGTAGTCCATCTGTACGGCAAGGTGTATCATCTGTGGCAAACAGATAGAGGCGATACACTCCCTCTGGGGCCGCCGAAGCTCATGACGAGTTTTACGGCTGACGGTCAGCTCGACTTTAAGCATGTGATGGATAGGGATAGGAGGTTTGGGGTGGATTATAAGCAGAAGCGAGAGGCCAGGAAGGACATTCCAATCCCGGTTATTCACGAGGGTGAGCTTAGTCAGTCTGTTGCGTGTCGAATTGAAGTGGCTAACTGTGTGATAGATGTAGATCAAGCTTGGAAGAACTAATGAGGCGCTTGCCGGACTGTCCGCCCCTTCTCTCTTCCGTTTGCGCATGGGACATTGAGGAATATTGTGGGGAATAGGCAAGCCGTAGATTGACTATTAAAGGGTATCATCTAATGTTTAAAAGAGACCGCTCGCTTTGGAGAGGTCCGAACAACCGTATGCTGGCTGACATGCGCAGCAAGTGACGAGCTGCGAGTATGGACGAGGTAATCAACCTCGTATCCAAATATAGCCCTGCTTTAGGTCCTGAAAAGCACCAACCGCGAACTTTAATTCCTGCCGATGACCACCTTCTGAGGCAAGGCCTGAATACCCTGTGCCTGTTGAGCTATCCTGGTGTCATAAACCTTGCGGTCAATGGATCTAAAGTCAAAGACACCTTCCAGCTCTGCCCGGATCGCCAAGAGTTGGTCCTGCGCTTTTCGAAGGTCGTCGGGCTTGTTGTCTGACATGACATGCGTCTTGACATGGAGGAACCAGCGCTTCTCCATGTCGATCGGCACAAGTGAGTCCAAGGGCGGTAGAGAATCCAATGGGGGGAATTGTTCCGTCTTTAATTCGACAGAGACATATCTGTTTTGCGGGTGAAGGAAATAAGAGCGGAAGAGACAGAACTCGACGTCGTCACGGTAGAAGCGGTGGACCTCCTCTATGGTCTCTGTCTTGAACCTGCTTCCGTTAGTTCCCAACCACATGAAACAGAGATGGCGCAACTCACTGGTAATTATTGTCGCGCATGACTATAGGCAGGTTCCTTTGGTCCCAAATCTCAATCTTCTTGCGCTGGGTAAGCATGGGCCGACCATGAGGCGGCTCAGGAAAGTCGGTCCACCGCAGCATTGCAGGTGTCGCAATGAGATCCATAGGAGCCGTTTGACGCTCTTTGGCAATATCGTAACGCGCTTGGATGACGTACGACTGTCGAAGCAAGTTCTGGCTAATCTCTTTCCACAGGAAGGTGGCATCCTTGCGCATGGGCTTGTCGACATTCGCTTGGTGCGTCATGCCACCGGCTCTGGGGGGTCCGTGAAAGTATAGCACCCGCTGGAAGCTCTCCCATGGGCGCATGCCGCAGAGGCCGCTCAGGACAGCGCATGCTGGGCCAAAGCTGCTGTCGTCCACGATTGCTGTAAGGAAGACCTCGTACATGGTGACGACCAAGGGGTGCGATTGAACCCGGCTTAGGAACCCTGTCTGACCGAAATGAAGGCGCTAACAATACTGGAGCTTTATCAAAGGGGCGAAAGGTTTTAAACGCAATGCGCAGGGGCCATTAACGTGTTGCGATGGAAGTCGTTGAGATATTGAAGAGCAATGGTTGAAGCGCCCCACTAGAGCTCCGAAAGAGCTGGTCGGCTCAGCACGTGACTACGCGTCAAGGAGGTGTTGCGCGTGAACCCGAGCCTCAAGGCTTGGCGATGGATCTAAACATGCTCCTTTAACCACAAAGAATTCTGCCTCACCTACGGACCCATCATCTACGGAACAGCCCCGTTGATCCCACAGATAAATTACATGCGGCCGATAACCTTATTCCTGCGACCACGATGGCTTCAGGAAACTCCTCTCAGAAGCGCAAAGCCGCCGACGCTCCAGTTTCCCCGCCGATGGTCAAGCGAAAGATCCAGAGTGGAACAACCAGTGAGATGCCCCCTGGCAGGAATTATGCGGTTGGAAACTGACTCGAGGTAGAGACTGCTGTAGCTAATTTCTTCACACCGACGTCAAAGAAGCCCAAAGACCCAACGATTTGGTCCGAACGGAGTCCGAACGATGATACCCCTGCCACACTCCTCGTCGGTCGGTACGAGCCGGAGACGCCAGAAGATAGGAACATCAAGAGGAGAAAGGTTGCCGCATTTGATCTTGATTCTACCCTGATAGCCACTGCATCAGGCAAGAAGCATGCTAGCAGCGGCACAGACTGGAAGTGGTGGGATGCTAGTGTGCCTAGTCGACTTCGAGAGCTGTACCAAGATGGTTACCGAGTGGTCATTCTGTCAAACCAAGCTGGTCTGACACTGCACTTTGATCCCAAGTTCAAGGGACCCAAGGCCTCTGCACAAAAGCGTGTCACGGAGTTCAAGCAGAAATGCAGCGCCGTCCTGAGCAACCTGAACCTTCCCACATCGGTCTACGCCGCAACCGCTCACGACATATACCGAAAACCGAGAACAGGGATGTGGACGGAACTGTGTGACGACTTTGACATTCCGGAAGAAGAGGTAGACATCGAGAACAGCATTTTCGTCGGCGATGCAGGAGGGCGCACAGCCTCCCTGGGCAAGGGGCCAAACGGCGCAGCGACGGCTAAGGATTTCAGCTGCTCGGACAGGAACTTTGCACACAACGTGGGAATCAAATACCAGACGCCGGAGGAGTTCTTCCTCGGAGAAAAGCCTCGGAGTTTCGCTCGAGATTTCGACTTGTCCGAGCATCCTTTCGAGATCTCCGAACCGGGGAATCCCGACAACGTCGTCTTCGAGAAGACTAACGACAAGGACATGGTCTTATTCTGTGGGCCTCCCGGCGCGGGGAAGAGTAGCTTCTACTGGAAATACCTCAAACCTCTGGGGTACGAGAGGGTAAACCAAGACCTCCTCAAGAG
This region includes:
- a CDS encoding Mediator of RNA polymerase II transcription subunit 18 — its product is MYEVFLTAIVDDSSFGPACAVLSGLCGMRPWESFQRVLYFHGPPRAGGMTHQANVDKPMRKDATFLWKEISQNLLRQSYVIQARYDIAKERQTAPMDLIATPAMLRWTDFPEPPHGRPMLTQRKKIEIWDQRNLPIVMRDNNYQFKTETIEEVHRFYRDDVEFCLFRSYFLHPQNRYVSVELKTEQFPPLDSLPPLDSLVPIDMEKRWFLHVKTHVMSDNKPDDLRKAQDQLLAIRAELEGVFDFRSIDRKVYDTRIAQQAQGIQALPQKVVIGRN